A genome region from Baekduia alba includes the following:
- the iolB gene encoding 5-deoxy-glucuronate isomerase, which produces MSELLLHPAARPAADGTFLTVTPASAGWRHVGFEAITLVEGVEARRDTGDREVCVVVVEGTVDVASSRGDFARVGTRETPFDGRPDAVYLPADTTFTVTGTGEVGLCFAPASGQSAAPARLLPGGAIDAETRGHGHLERTVHPILMDGNPADALLVCEVITPPGHWSSYPPHKHDVDDPPTQTFLEETYYHRVAPARGFGLQRVYTDDRTLDETIAFGDRDCVLVPRGYHTVSAPPGYAVYYLNVMAGPVRRWAVANDPDHEWTLDPTSAA; this is translated from the coding sequence ATGAGCGAGCTGCTCCTCCACCCCGCGGCGCGGCCCGCGGCCGACGGCACCTTTCTCACGGTCACGCCGGCGTCGGCGGGCTGGCGGCACGTCGGCTTCGAGGCCATCACCTTGGTCGAGGGCGTCGAGGCGCGGCGCGACACCGGCGACCGCGAGGTCTGCGTCGTCGTCGTCGAGGGGACGGTCGACGTCGCCTCCTCTCGCGGGGACTTCGCGCGCGTCGGCACGCGCGAGACGCCGTTCGACGGGCGCCCGGACGCGGTCTACCTGCCGGCCGACACGACGTTCACGGTCACCGGCACCGGCGAGGTCGGCCTCTGCTTCGCGCCCGCCAGCGGCCAGAGCGCGGCGCCGGCGCGGCTGCTACCGGGCGGTGCGATCGACGCCGAGACCCGCGGCCACGGTCACCTCGAGCGCACGGTCCACCCGATCCTGATGGACGGCAACCCGGCCGACGCGCTGCTGGTCTGCGAGGTCATCACGCCGCCCGGGCACTGGTCCAGCTACCCGCCGCACAAGCACGACGTCGACGACCCGCCGACCCAGACGTTCCTCGAAGAGACCTACTACCACCGCGTCGCGCCGGCCCGCGGCTTCGGCCTGCAGCGCGTGTACACCGACGACCGGACCCTCGACGAGACGATCGCCTTCGGCGACCGCGACTGCGTCCTGGTCCCGCGCGGTTACCACACGGTCTCCGCCCCGCCCGGCTATGCGGTCTACTACCTGAACGTGATGGCCGGGCCCGTCCGCCGATGGGCGGTCGCCAACGATCCCGACCACGAATGGACGCTGGATCCCACCAGCGCCGCCTGA
- a CDS encoding CoA-acylating methylmalonate-semialdehyde dehydrogenase: MSATATRLLDNYVSGAWTPAAEPSGALDVTNPATGEVLARVPLSGAADLDAAVAAARAALPEWRDVSTIERARRLFTLRERLVERHEDLARSVTAEMGKTIADARAEVSRMIEMVEAATAIPTTMQGRILEDVSRGIDAETIRQPVGVCAAIVPFNFPAMVPFWFLPFAIACGNTFILKPSEQVPLTQQIAFEVLDTLELPPGVVNLVNGGREIVEGILDHDGIDAVSFVGSAPVAKIVYERAAKAGKRVQALGGAKNHMVVMPDAVIDRTVGGIIGSAFGAAGQRCMAGSVVVTVGDAHKRLVPALVEATGKLSVGDGSDESVEVGPVVSCEARDRIKAWIDKGVEGGATIVVDGRGVDGGNAEGAFVGPTILDDVTPDMEIAQEEVFGPVLAIVRAESLDEATAIVNASRFGNGTSIFTENGAAVRRYRHDVEAGMVGVNIGVAAPVAFFPFSGWKDSFLGDLHAHGSDAVDFFTKKKTVTSRWFSDGQGHGSYFVES; the protein is encoded by the coding sequence ATGTCCGCCACCGCCACCCGCCTGCTCGACAACTACGTCTCCGGCGCCTGGACGCCCGCCGCCGAGCCCTCCGGCGCGCTCGACGTCACCAACCCCGCGACCGGCGAGGTGCTGGCGCGCGTCCCGCTGTCGGGCGCCGCCGACCTCGACGCCGCCGTCGCCGCCGCGCGCGCCGCGCTGCCCGAGTGGCGCGACGTCTCGACGATCGAGCGTGCCCGTCGCCTCTTCACGCTGCGCGAGCGGCTCGTCGAGCGCCACGAGGACCTCGCCCGCTCGGTCACGGCCGAGATGGGCAAGACGATCGCCGACGCCCGCGCCGAGGTCTCGCGCATGATCGAGATGGTCGAGGCCGCGACCGCGATCCCGACGACGATGCAGGGCCGCATCCTGGAGGACGTCTCGCGCGGCATCGACGCTGAGACGATCCGCCAGCCCGTCGGCGTCTGCGCGGCGATCGTCCCCTTCAACTTCCCCGCGATGGTCCCGTTCTGGTTCCTGCCGTTCGCCATCGCGTGTGGCAACACCTTCATCTTGAAGCCGTCCGAGCAGGTGCCGCTGACGCAGCAGATCGCCTTCGAGGTGCTCGACACGCTCGAGCTGCCGCCGGGCGTCGTGAACCTGGTCAACGGCGGGCGCGAGATCGTCGAGGGCATCCTCGACCACGACGGCATCGACGCGGTGTCGTTCGTCGGCTCGGCGCCGGTCGCGAAGATCGTCTACGAGCGCGCCGCCAAGGCCGGCAAGCGCGTGCAGGCGCTCGGCGGGGCCAAGAACCACATGGTGGTCATGCCCGACGCGGTGATCGACAGGACCGTCGGCGGGATCATCGGCAGCGCGTTCGGCGCGGCGGGCCAGCGCTGCATGGCCGGCTCGGTCGTCGTCACCGTCGGCGACGCCCACAAGCGGCTCGTGCCGGCGCTCGTCGAGGCGACCGGCAAGCTCTCGGTCGGCGACGGCAGCGACGAGTCGGTCGAGGTCGGCCCCGTCGTCTCCTGCGAGGCGCGCGACCGCATCAAGGCCTGGATCGACAAGGGCGTCGAGGGCGGCGCGACGATCGTGGTCGACGGCCGCGGCGTCGACGGCGGCAACGCGGAAGGCGCGTTCGTCGGCCCGACGATCCTCGACGACGTCACGCCGGACATGGAGATCGCGCAGGAGGAGGTCTTCGGACCGGTCCTGGCGATCGTGCGGGCGGAGTCGCTGGACGAGGCGACCGCGATCGTCAACGCGTCCCGGTTCGGGAACGGCACCTCGATCTTCACCGAGAACGGTGCGGCGGTACGCCGCTACCGCCATGACGTCGAGGCCGGGATGGTTGGCGTCAACATCGGGGTAGCAGCGCCCGTCGCCTTCTTCCCTTTCTCAGGGTGGAAGGACTCGTTCCTCGGTGACCTGCACGCCCACGGCAGCGACGCCGTGGACTTCTTCACCAAGAAGAAGACCGTGACCAGCCGCTGGTTCTCAGACGGCCAGGGTCACGGGTCGTACTTCGTCGAGAGCTAG
- a CDS encoding S1C family serine protease: MTPSSKLAAIGACALIAGAGGAGLAAVAVDGHGSSSTASAAPASSNSTRPVSDDDSTAKQVYNEAKDSVAYIQAETGQGTATGSGFVVSSDGKIVTNEHVVDGAQSVTVKLGVNGKAQTAQVLAADASKDLALLKIDASNLRALPLGDSSSIEVGDNVYAIGNPYGLDHTLTSGIVSALNRDIDAPDGTPIKGAIQTDAALNPGNSGGALIDADGKVVGVNSQIASAGASSGGEAGNVGIGFAIPVNIVKDFIAHPTSSSGSAQSQGQGEQQQQVDPSQQQADPQQQDPSQQQADPYGDQSQQADPYGQADPYSQADPYSQADPYGDQSQDQGDQQQQDVPQLVLPG, from the coding sequence ATGACTCCCTCCTCGAAGCTCGCCGCCATCGGCGCCTGCGCCCTCATCGCCGGCGCCGGCGGCGCCGGTCTCGCCGCCGTCGCGGTCGACGGCCACGGCTCCTCCTCCACGGCCTCCGCCGCGCCCGCGTCCTCCAACAGCACGCGCCCCGTCTCTGACGACGACTCGACCGCCAAGCAGGTCTACAACGAGGCCAAGGACTCGGTCGCCTACATCCAGGCCGAGACCGGCCAGGGCACGGCCACCGGCTCGGGCTTCGTCGTCTCCTCCGACGGCAAGATCGTCACCAACGAGCACGTCGTCGACGGCGCGCAGTCCGTCACGGTCAAGCTCGGCGTCAACGGCAAGGCCCAGACCGCGCAGGTGCTCGCGGCCGACGCGTCCAAGGACCTCGCCCTGCTCAAGATCGACGCCAGCAACCTGCGGGCGCTCCCGCTCGGCGACTCCTCGTCGATCGAGGTCGGCGACAACGTGTACGCCATCGGCAACCCCTACGGGTTGGACCACACGCTGACGTCGGGCATCGTCTCCGCGCTGAACCGCGACATCGACGCGCCCGATGGCACGCCGATCAAGGGCGCCATCCAGACCGACGCGGCGCTCAACCCCGGCAACTCCGGCGGCGCGCTGATCGACGCCGACGGCAAGGTCGTGGGCGTCAACTCCCAGATCGCCTCAGCGGGCGCCTCCAGCGGCGGCGAGGCCGGCAACGTGGGCATCGGCTTCGCGATCCCGGTCAACATCGTCAAGGACTTCATCGCGCACCCGACCTCCTCGTCGGGCTCGGCCCAGAGCCAGGGCCAGGGCGAGCAGCAGCAGCAGGTCGATCCGTCCCAGCAGCAGGCCGACCCCCAGCAGCAGGATCCGTCCCAGCAGCAGGCCGATCCCTACGGCGACCAGAGCCAGCAGGCCGACCCCTACGGCCAGGCCGACCCCTACAGCCAGGCCGACCCCTACAGCCAGGCCGACCCCTACGGCGACCAGAGCCAGGACCAGGGCGACCAGCAGCAGCAGGACGTGCCGCAGCTGGTGCTCCCCGGCTAG
- a CDS encoding S1C family serine protease produces the protein MTSKPAALILMSVAALAGGGAGAVVATTRDAGGGTATATVTTPAASSGTAVPAASTTDSTTLTAGDIYKNTSPGVVDLKIDASAEGSGFVVDEKGDVVTNAHVVDGAKKIKVTFADGTIGSGRVVGTDKATDIAVVRVTGISATKLHPLTFGDSGDVTIGDGVLAIGSPFGLSETLTTGIVSALDRTITSPSGATIGGAIQTDTSINPGNSGGPLIDADGEVVGVNAQIESDSGGNDGVGFAIPADTVRTVATALIAGEAVAHPRLGVRIEDGTRGGVKLAAVTAGGAAAAAGLKAGDTITTIDGTTVGDADTLASLIASHQPGDRLRVTYRRGAGASATVTATLGTAKS, from the coding sequence ATGACCTCCAAGCCCGCAGCCCTGATCCTCATGTCCGTCGCCGCCCTGGCCGGCGGCGGTGCCGGCGCCGTGGTCGCGACGACCCGTGACGCGGGCGGCGGGACCGCCACCGCGACCGTGACGACGCCCGCCGCGTCGAGCGGCACGGCCGTGCCCGCCGCGTCCACGACCGACTCCACCACCTTGACCGCGGGCGATATCTACAAGAACACGTCGCCGGGCGTCGTCGACCTGAAGATCGACGCGTCGGCCGAGGGCAGCGGGTTCGTGGTGGACGAGAAGGGCGACGTCGTCACCAATGCCCACGTGGTCGACGGCGCCAAGAAGATCAAGGTCACGTTCGCCGACGGCACGATCGGCAGCGGGCGCGTGGTCGGCACCGACAAGGCCACCGACATCGCGGTCGTACGCGTGACCGGGATCAGCGCGACCAAGCTGCATCCCCTGACGTTCGGCGACTCCGGCGACGTGACGATCGGCGACGGCGTCCTGGCGATCGGCTCGCCCTTCGGCCTGTCCGAGACGCTGACGACCGGCATCGTCAGCGCCCTGGACCGGACGATCACCTCACCGTCGGGCGCGACGATCGGCGGCGCGATCCAGACCGACACCTCCATCAACCCGGGCAACTCGGGTGGGCCGCTGATCGACGCCGACGGCGAGGTGGTCGGGGTCAACGCCCAGATCGAGAGCGACTCGGGTGGCAACGACGGCGTCGGGTTCGCGATCCCGGCCGACACGGTCCGGACGGTCGCGACGGCGCTGATCGCCGGGGAGGCGGTCGCCCACCCGCGGCTGGGCGTGCGGATCGAGGACGGGACGAGGGGTGGCGTGAAGCTGGCCGCCGTCACCGCGGGCGGCGCAGCCGCGGCGGCGGGCCTGAAGGCCGGCGACACGATCACCACCATCGACGGAACGACGGTGGGCGACGCCGACACGCTGGCGTCGCTCATCGCGTCCCACCAGCCGGGCGACCGGCTGCGCGTGACCTACCGGCGCGGCGCGGGCGCTAGCGCGACGGTCACCGCGACGCTGGGCACGGCCAAGAGCTAG
- a CDS encoding PadR family transcriptional regulator — MSLRHAMLGLLAVEPATGYDLTRKFDKSISNAWHASHSQIYPELAKLEDAGMVEVVSEGARRSKTWALTDAGREELRRWLVEVEPSRQQRNESALRTFLAPRLLAPEDARIALQRDLDYVLEQRVVLLAIKQAIEEGGISSPFEPAVDLGLRISPVMEGWLRDQLAALPRSSRTKS; from the coding sequence CGCCACGGGCTATGACCTGACGCGCAAGTTCGACAAGTCGATCAGCAACGCCTGGCACGCCAGCCACAGCCAGATCTACCCCGAGCTCGCCAAGCTCGAGGACGCCGGGATGGTCGAGGTCGTGTCCGAGGGCGCCCGCCGCAGCAAGACCTGGGCCCTGACCGACGCCGGGCGCGAGGAGCTGCGCCGCTGGCTCGTCGAGGTCGAGCCGTCGCGCCAGCAGCGCAACGAGTCGGCGCTGCGCACGTTCCTGGCGCCGCGCCTGCTGGCGCCGGAGGACGCGCGGATCGCGCTCCAGCGCGACCTCGACTATGTCCTCGAGCAGCGCGTGGTCCTGTTGGCGATCAAGCAGGCGATCGAGGAGGGCGGCATCAGCTCGCCGTTCGAGCCCGCCGTCGACCTCGGCCTGCGCATCAGCCCGGTCATGGAGGGCTGGCTGCGCGACCAGCTGGCCGCGCTGCCCCGCTCGTCGCGGACCAAGTCCTAG